The genomic region CCAAGGGGCCGCTCGGGCGAGGGAGGCAGGAGCGAAGGATCGACGCCAAGGAAGACGGGCGTTCCCGGGCTCCAGGTGAGACCGCCGTCGAGGCTCCTTGCGCAGATGCTGTCGGAGACGCGGTTCACGCACTGGTACACGACGTTCGGGTAGCCCCGCGTGGCGACGCTCCGGGGCTTGCCCGTGGTGAGCGTCTGGTGGTCGTACGGCGGCGGTGTGGCGCACGCGAGCGGCTGTGTGGTCCACGAGGCGCCCTCGTCGTCGCTCCAGGAGAGGACGCCGCAGGCGAGCGCCGGGAACATGTCGAACGTGAACACGCGATCGGTGTCCGGGTCCACCCACACGTACGGGTCGCCCGTCTCGGGCGGCACGTTGTGCCCGGTGGGCAGGCGCGGCGAGACGTCCTCCCACGTAATTCCTCCGTCACGCGATCGCAGAACGTCGGTTGCGCCCGTGGCCCAGTTCACGGCCGCGTAGAAAATGGTGCCTTTCGACGTCACGCCAAGCGTGGGCTCGACGGCGTCGTGTCCAAGGTCCCGCCAGACGGATGCGATCGCGGGAAGCGAGGGAAGCGCCACGGGCGCCAAGCCGTTTGCAAGGTGGACGCGAACGCCTTCCGCAAGCGTGGGCGCTTGGGGCGTCTGGATGGACTGCGTGTCGACGGGGGTTTCGGCAAGGCAGCCAGCCACGACCATGGAAGCCAAGACGACGGCCCAGGGGCGAACCGATCGGAGCGACATACTGGAACCGGTTGGCAAGGCCGCCTGTCTGCTTATAAGGGTTCTTGTGGCCGGGCTCTTCGATCAGCGGATGACGACGCTCTTCACGCCCCGGCTCTGCCGGATCTCGTGGATGAGGTCGGCGGGAACGGGCACGTCCGTCACGACGTACAAACGCGGCTCTTCGGTGAGCTCGGGATCGTCCACGATGGCCTGCCGCAGGCTGATGCCTCGCCGCGCGATGATGTCGGCAACGCCAGCGAGGATGCCGGGGCTTCGCGCGTCCACGGGAATGATCTCCAGCACGCCCCAGTTCAACGCTGGCGCGGCGTCCTTCAAGTGGCACGTCGGCAGAAGGCGCGAGAACACGCGCAGGAGGTCGGGCTCCCGCCGGATGGTCTCCACCGTGGCGGCGATGACGCGCCGGTCGACGCCTGCCGCCCGCGCGAGGCTCGTGTCGGGCACGGCGATCCTGTCGCAGTAGATGCCGTCCTCCCGAACCGAAAGACCGCATTGCAGGAGAAGCTGGGCCACGCGCGCTTGGGCAGGGTACCTGTGGAAATACTTCGTGATCAGATGCCACATGGGCAGTGGTGTACGAGAGCGTACATTTTACTTAAAGCAAACGCTCATTCCTGTACAGAAGCCTACAAATATGTTCAGGCCGACTATCCGGCGATTCGGAATGCCGCCATTCCCATTCGCGCCGTCGCCCGGGAAGTCGTTCCGCATACGCCGGATCGCCGACCCGGCAACCGGCCGCTTCGTCATGATCCCCATGGACCACGGCGTCTCGAACGGCCCCCTCGAGGGCCTCGTGGACCCCGCCGCCTCGGCGTCGGCTGCCGATCGCGGCGGCGCCACGTCCGTGATCGTCCACAAGGGATTGGTTCCCGCCGTCGGCGCAAGCCTCCGCGCGGCCGGCCTTGTCGTCCATCTCTCCGCCAGCACGGCGCTCAACCCGGATCCCAACGACAAACGTCTCGTTTGCACGGTGGACGAGGCGATCGCGCTGGGCGCCGACGCCATCTCCGTCCACGTGAACGTCGGCGCTCCGACGGAGAGCCGGATGGTCGAGGATCTCGGCGCGATCGCGCGCGACTGCGTTCGCGCGGGCATGCCGCTTCTGGCCATGATGTACCCGCGCGGCCACGACATCGCCGATCCGCACGACGTGAAGTACGTGAAGCACGTCGCGCGCTTGGGCGCCGAGCTTGGGGCCGACGTCGTCAAGTGCCCCTACACCGGTTCCATTGAGACCTTCCGCGAAGTGGTCCAGGGGTGCCCCGTCCCCGTCGTCATCTCGGGCGGCCCCAAGGCCGGCAGCGACGAGGCTTTCCTCCGGATGGTCGCCGATGCCATGCGCGCGGGCGCAGCCGGCGTCTCCGTCGGCCGCAACGCGTTTGCCCACGCAAAGCCCGAGGCCATGGTGCGTGCGATCGCCGAGATCGTGCTCAAGGGCGCCTCGCCGGCCGACGTGCGAAAGCTCCTCTGAGGTCCCATGACGCTGGCCTTCGTGTTCGTCGACCCCTCGATGCCCGAGGCCGGGGCGACCCTCACGCGCGCCCTCGAAGCCGGCTTCTCGGACTTCCTCGTCGCGGGCAAGGAGATTCCCCGGGACCTCCTGCGCCTGGGCCGCTTCGAATCGCTCGCACTGGACGGCGATCGTCTCCTGCGCTCCGGCGTCCCGGTGGGCACGCGCATCGAGATTAGGAGCAAGTCCGACGAGGAGCGAGCGCACGCACGCGCGCGCTCGGACGAATACGTCCTCGTGGCGACGTCCGACTGGAAAGTCATTCCCCTCGAGAACCTCGTCGCAAGCTTCCAGGGAACCCGCGCCAAGCTCCTTGCCGAGGTGGGCGACGCCGCGGAGGCGCGCGTGTTCCTCGACACGCTTGAGGTGGGCGTGCACGGCGTCGTGCTCACGAGCCAGAAACCCGCCGAGATCGCGCGGCTTCGGGAGCTTCTCGACCATCGAACGGTGGCGCCCGTGCGCCTCGAGGAAGCCACCGTGGTGGACGTTCGCCCCGCCGGCGTCGGAGACCGCGTGTGCATCGATTCGTGCTCGCTTCTCTCCCCCGCCGAAGGCATGCTCGTCGGATCGGCCTCGGACGCGCTCCTCCTTGTCGCAAGCGAAGCCTCCCCGTCCCCCTACGTCGCCTCGCGTCCCTTCCGCGTGAACGCGGGCCCCGTCCACGCGTACGTGCTCCTGCCGCGCGATCGGACGAAGTACCTCTCGGAGCTTGCAGCCGGCGACGAGGTCCTCGCCGTCGACGCGTCCGGCAAGGCCCGGATCGTCGTGGTCGGCCGTGCCAAAGTGGAGCGTCGGCCGCTGCTTCTCGTCCGCGCCCGATCGGGATCGCGCGAGGTCGCGACCCTCCTGCAGAACGCCGAGACGATCCGGCTCGTCCAGCCGGGCGGAACGGTGAAGAGCGTCGTCGACCTTGCCCCCGGGGACCGCGTGCTCCTGCGCACGGGCGGGGGCGCGGGCCGCCATTTCGGAATGCCCGTGAAGGAGACGGTGTCCGAACGATGACCCGGCTTGTGACCTCGCTTTTGGCAAAGGACGCCGACCACGCCGTCGCGCTTGCGCGCACGGCGCCGACCGACCTCGTCGAGATCCGGCTCGACACGCTGCCGGCCATCCCCGACCTTCGCGCGCTGCGGCGGGCCTTGGAAAAGCCCGCCATCGCGACGCTTCGCCCGGCGCGATCGGGGGGACGGTTCGAGGGCACGGAGGACGCGCGGCGCGACGCGCTGTTTTCGGCCATCGACGGCGGTTTCGAGTTCGTCGACGTGGAGCACGATGCGGGGTTTGTCATGGAGGCCGCCGCCAAGGCCGCCCAAGCCCGCTCCCGCCTCGTCGTGAGCCGCCACGACCCCGCGTGCGCCTCCGCCGACGAGATCCTGGCCTTCCTGCGGGAAGCCTCGGGCCTTGGCGTCGCCAAGTACGCCGCGCCCGTCGCCTCGGCCGCCGACCACGCCGCCCTCATCGAGGCGAGCCTTGCCGCGCGCGACCTCGATCTCGCCTACGCGGTCATGGCCGTGAACGACGCCGCGCTTCGCCTGCTCGCCCCAGCGCTTGGCATGGCCTTGTCCTACGCCGCGCACCCGGACGGTCCGGAGGCTGCGCCCGGACAGCTTCCCGCGCCGCGGGCCCTCAAGCTCGTGCCCAAGATCTCGCCCCGTCGCCCCACCGGCGCCGCCCGGTGGTTTGCCCTCCTGGGCGACCCCGTCGCGCACTCGCTCTCCCCGGCGCTCCACGCGGCCGCCTTCGAGCGGCTGGGGCTCGACGCGCAGTACGTCGCCCTTCGCGTGCCAGAAGGAGGCCTCGACGCGGCCGTGACCGGCCTGCGATCGCTTGGTGCGGCGGGCTTCAACGTCACCACCCCGCACAAGCGTGCCATCGTTCCGCTGCTCGAGTCGCTGGCGGCCGAGGCCCGGTTCGCCGGCGCGGTCAACACGGTCGTTGCCGATCAGGGCCGACTGATTGGGCACAACACGGACGGGCGCGGCGCCGTGGCGGCGCTGCGGGAGGCGTCCGTGGCGATCAAGGGCACGCGCGCGCTCGTTCTTGGAGCCGGCGCCACGGCGACCGCCGTGGGTCTCGCTCTGCGCCAGGCCGGCGCCGTCGTCACGGTCGCGGCGCGCGACGAGGCCAAGCGCGAGGCGCTCGCCAAGCAGCTCTCCTGCCGCGCCGTGCCGTGGGACGAGGGCACACTGGCGAAGGTCGTGACGGAATCCGGGCTCGTCTTCCACGCCACCCCCGTCGGACGCGACGGGACGGCGACGCCGCTTCCGGGCGTCGCCTTCTCGCCCGAACAAGTCGTCTTCGAGGCGAACTACGGCGCGATCTCCGCCCTTGTCGCGCGCGCCCGAACCGACGGCGCCACCGTCCTCACCGGCAAGGACCTTCTCCTGCACCAAGGCGCGATCGCCTTCGAGCTCTTCACCGGACGCAAACCGCCGCTTACGGCCATGCGCGCGGCTCTGGGAGGCGCGTGATGTTGTCGAACGCCGTGCTGGGCCTGGGCCGCGCGAGGACCTTTGGCGCCGTGAGCGTCGTCAACGCCATCGCGACGGGCAAGGGCGCAAGCCTCGGGGTGGACCTCCCGGTCGACGCGTCCGTCGAGGTGCGCCGCGACGGGCACATCGTGATCGACGTCCGGCGGACCTGGCAGGGTGCGCAGGAGGGAACCGCCTCCATGCCCACCGCCCTCGTGCGCGCGGCGGTCCTTGGCACGCTCGAATGGGCCGGGCGCGCGGAGCTTGGCGCCTGGGTCGTGACGGAGAGCCGAATCCCGCCCTCGCGCGGCCTAAAAAGCAGCTCGGCCGTGGCAAACGCCGTCGTGCTCGCGACGCTCGAAGCCCTCCAGATGGTCGGGGAGGCGCGCGACGAGGACGTGCTTGGACTGGGCGTCGCGGCCGCGCGCGCGGCCGGCGTGACCCTCACGGGCGCCTACGACGACGCCTGTGCCTCCCTCCTCGGGGGCCTCTGCGTCACGGACAACGCCGCCATGCAGCTTGTCAAGCGCACGGACGTGCGACCCGATCTCGTCGCCGTCGTCCACGTGCCCGACCGCGAGATCCGAAAGGCGGACGTGGCGAAGCTTCCCTACGCCTCCATCGCGCCTGCCGCCCAAGCCGCCTGGGACGCGGCCCTCGCGGGAGACTTCGAGCGCGCGCTCACGGAGAACGGCCGCGCCTACGCGGGCCTCCTTGGCGTCGACGAGTCGCCCGCGCGCGCGGCGCTCGAGGCCGGCGCCCGGTGCGCGGGCCTCTCCGGCACGGGTCCTGCCACGGCCGCGCTTGCGGAACCCGCCGCAGCAAAGGCGGTGGCCAAGGCCCTCTCGCGCTTCGCGGGGGTCGTGCTGGAGACGCGCGTGCGCAACGAACCGGGAGGTGTCGTCCGACGTTCGTCGTGAAGCGAAGTGTCGTCCAGGGCACCGTGCCCGCTCCGCCGTCGAAGTCCTACACGCATCGCGCCCTCCTCCTCGGGCTTCTCTCCGGCCGCTCCCTCGTGCGGAACCCGCTGTGGAGCGAGGACACGCTCGCCACGCGCGAGGCCGTTCTCGCCTTTGGTGGCGGCGTGGAAGCCCTGAAGACCGGGGTGCGCGTCACGTCGCGGGGCCTCTCCGTTCCGGACAACGTCGTCGACGCCCGCAACTCGGGCACCACGCTTCGTCTGGTGTCCGGCCTCTCGGCGCTTCTTCCTGGCGCAAGCGTGCTCACGGGCGACGCGAGCCTGCGCAAGCGGCCCATGCAGCCCCTGATCGACGCGCTCAACGCCCTTGGCGCCCGCGCCGAAAGCACCCGCGGCAACGGCACGGCGCCGCTTGTCGTGCGCGGACCGATGCTTGGCGGAAAGGCCGTGCTTCCCGGGGACGTCTCGAGCCAATTCGTCTCGTCGCTGCTGCTGGCCTGCCCCCTTGCGCGAGGCGAAACCACGATCCACCTTTCCGGGGCCCTCAAGAGCCGGCCCTACGTGGACATCACACTCTCGCTCCTGCCGCGCC from Candidatus Thermoplasmatota archaeon harbors:
- a CDS encoding shikimate kinase, with the translated sequence MLSNAVLGLGRARTFGAVSVVNAIATGKGASLGVDLPVDASVEVRRDGHIVIDVRRTWQGAQEGTASMPTALVRAAVLGTLEWAGRAELGAWVVTESRIPPSRGLKSSSAVANAVVLATLEALQMVGEARDEDVLGLGVAAARAAGVTLTGAYDDACASLLGGLCVTDNAAMQLVKRTDVRPDLVAVVHVPDREIRKADVAKLPYASIAPAAQAAWDAALAGDFERALTENGRAYAGLLGVDESPARAALEAGARCAGLSGTGPATAALAEPAAAKAVAKALSRFAGVVLETRVRNEPGGVVRRSS
- a CDS encoding type I 3-dehydroquinate dehydratase — protein: MTRLVTSLLAKDADHAVALARTAPTDLVEIRLDTLPAIPDLRALRRALEKPAIATLRPARSGGRFEGTEDARRDALFSAIDGGFEFVDVEHDAGFVMEAAAKAAQARSRLVVSRHDPACASADEILAFLREASGLGVAKYAAPVASAADHAALIEASLAARDLDLAYAVMAVNDAALRLLAPALGMALSYAAHPDGPEAAPGQLPAPRALKLVPKISPRRPTGAARWFALLGDPVAHSLSPALHAAAFERLGLDAQYVALRVPEGGLDAAVTGLRSLGAAGFNVTTPHKRAIVPLLESLAAEARFAGAVNTVVADQGRLIGHNTDGRGAVAALREASVAIKGTRALVLGAGATATAVGLALRQAGAVVTVAARDEAKREALAKQLSCRAVPWDEGTLAKVVTESGLVFHATPVGRDGTATPLPGVAFSPEQVVFEANYGAISALVARARTDGATVLTGKDLLLHQGAIAFELFTGRKPPLTAMRAALGGA
- a CDS encoding 2-amino-3,7-dideoxy-D-threo-hept-6-ulosonate synthase, which gives rise to MPPFPFAPSPGKSFRIRRIADPATGRFVMIPMDHGVSNGPLEGLVDPAASASAADRGGATSVIVHKGLVPAVGASLRAAGLVVHLSASTALNPDPNDKRLVCTVDEAIALGADAISVHVNVGAPTESRMVEDLGAIARDCVRAGMPLLAMMYPRGHDIADPHDVKYVKHVARLGAELGADVVKCPYTGSIETFREVVQGCPVPVVISGGPKAGSDEAFLRMVADAMRAGAAGVSVGRNAFAHAKPEAMVRAIAEIVLKGASPADVRKLL
- a CDS encoding 3-dehydroquinate synthase II → MTLAFVFVDPSMPEAGATLTRALEAGFSDFLVAGKEIPRDLLRLGRFESLALDGDRLLRSGVPVGTRIEIRSKSDEERAHARARSDEYVLVATSDWKVIPLENLVASFQGTRAKLLAEVGDAAEARVFLDTLEVGVHGVVLTSQKPAEIARLRELLDHRTVAPVRLEEATVVDVRPAGVGDRVCIDSCSLLSPAEGMLVGSASDALLLVASEASPSPYVASRPFRVNAGPVHAYVLLPRDRTKYLSELAAGDEVLAVDASGKARIVVVGRAKVERRPLLLVRARSGSREVATLLQNAETIRLVQPGGTVKSVVDLAPGDRVLLRTGGGAGRHFGMPVKETVSER